Within Diabrotica virgifera virgifera chromosome 7, PGI_DIABVI_V3a, the genomic segment GATGACATTCAGATTCAAATAGAATGTTTAGAGACTAGCAATGATGTAGCAAATCAAAACGAGCGTCTAGAATTTGAAGATAGCTATTTTAGTGTCGTTTCTGAGGGTCAAGCAATCTTAAATAAGTCTACTGATCAGCAGGTAGCAAATGCATCAATCTCTAGCAATCCTAATAGTTCTAATGCACCAACACACCACGTTAAGCTGCCTTCCATAAGTTTACCGTATTTCGATGGGAGTTTCGATCAATTCTTGTTCTATAAAGATACCTTTCAAGCATTAATTCATAATGACAAATCCATACCTGATATCAATAAATTCCATTACTTGCGCTTATCGTTAAAAGGTCAAGCAGCGGATTTATTGAAATCGCTTGAAATATCAGCAAATAATTACAGTGTCGCATGGAATCTACTAGTTCAACGCTATGAAAACAAACCTCTATTAAAAAAGAACCATATAAAAGCCTTATTCGAGACAAAACCTGCTACAAAAGAATGCCATGTAGAATTAAGAAACATTCTAGATGACATGAATCGGCATTTAAGAGCCTTAAAAGTCCTAGAAGAACCTGTAGATTCCTGGGACgcattgataatttatttattctccATAAAGCTGGACTCAACAACTCGTCGTGAATGGGAGAGTGAATACGCCAAACATGACAAGGTAACTAGAgaaatattttgcaattttctctCTGAAAAATGCAGAATTTTGGAAACTTTAAATATTCAATGTAATAAAGTCAAACAAAATGTAAAAAGCCTTTTTTCAAGTAATTCTCCAACttgttatttttgcaataaagaGCATACAATTTATAACTGTAAATCATTTATCGAGTTAAGTCCAAGGTCTAGACTAGCTGAGgtcaaaaaattgaaactttGTGTCAATTGTCTGCGAAATAATCATTCAACTAACCAGTGTCGGTCTATGCATTGTCGAAAATGTGATAGTAATCACAACACCCTGTTACACTTTGGTGTCAATAATCAAGATAACAATCAAAATTTCAACTCGAATAATCCTGATATGTACATCTAGAAGAAATACCTCGCAAAATAATCATAACTCCAATTTTAATGCTAACCATTCCAATGAAACTTCTGATTCTCCTGAAATTAGCTCAAATTGTTTAATTGCAGGTAATAATTCCCCAAGCATTGTTTTATTGTCAACTGCCCTGGTAGACATTTTTGATAATCATGGTAATGTATTTTCTTGTCGTATACTTCTTGATAGCGGCAGTGAGTCAAGTTTTATCTCTGAGGAAATGTGTAACAAGTTAAACGTAAATACAACTCCAATACAATGTTCTATTACAGGGGTTGGGCAAAAAACCACAAATATTCTAAAACAAACTGTTGTGTCGGTTCAAGCACGTCAAGTTCCGTTTAAAACAAGTTTCAAATGTTTAGTTATTCCTAAAATCACAAGCAGAATACCCTCAAACTTTATTAATACGTCAAGCCTAAAAATTCCTCATAATCTGATACTAGCAGACCCAACATTCAATGAACCCGGTCCAATCGACATTTTGATTGGTGCTGATAACTTCTGGGATCTGCTCATGGTAGGTCAGGTAAAACTTGGCAAGCATTTGCCTACATTGCAAAAAACTCAATTTGGTTGGATCGTCTCGGGTACTATACATTCACCCCAGTTCATACAACCTTCTAACATTTCTATCTTATGCAATCTAAGCACTTCTGATCAGGCTATTCATTCACAAATAGCTAAATTCTGGGAAATTGAAGAAATCAATGTTCCTAAATCCTCATCTTCAGATGACATTCTCTGTGAAGAACTCTTCAAAACTACTACAATTAGAAACTCGTTGGGTCAATTTATCGTCCAACTACCGTTTCAGAAACCGGTTTGCTCTCTTGGCGATTCAAAGTAAGTAGCAACCAAATTCTTATTCAATTTAGAGAAACGATTACAAAGAAATCCTGAACTAAAGTCTAACTATACAGATTTCTTAAGCGAATACGAAGCCCTTGGTCACATGAGCAAGATAAATGACTCTGAATTATCAGATAAACCTTGCTATTATTTACCCCACCACGGCGTGGTAAAGGAGTCAAGTACTACTACTAAGTTAAGAGTCGTTTTCAATGGATCAGCTACAACAACTAGTGGCTTATCACTTAATGACATTTTAGTAGCCGGTCCAACTATTCAAGATGATCTATTTTCTATAGTTTTACGGGCAAGAAAACATAATATTATGCTGACCGGAGAGATAACTAAAATGTACCGGCAAGTGCTGGTAGATTCATCACAATGCTCGCTACAACTTATTCTTTGGAGGCCTAATCCTGATTCAGAAATACATACGTATCAATTAAATACACTTACATACGGCACAGCACCTGCAGCCTTTCTGTCTACGAGATGCTTAAAGGAACTGTCAATACAATGTAAAGATACACATCCAGACATTAGCAGAATAATCGCAAAGGACTTTTACGTTGATGATCTTTGCACAGGGTGTTCATCAGTTGATGATGCAATATATCTTAAACAAAGGCTTTCTGAAATTCTCATTTCTGGTGGCTTTCCACTCCGTAAATTCATGTGCAATGCACCAGAAGTACTTTGTGAACAATCTGAAGGAGATAATATCATATTAAATTTCGGTGAGGATTGCAATAACAAAACTTTAGGTCTTCTCTGGAACTCTCAATCTGACACACtacaattttcaataaaatctcCTTACAATTCATGTCCAACGAAACGAAAAATACTATCTTGTGTCTCTCAAATATTCGACCCATTAGGATTAGTTCAACCTGCAATAATCATAGCAAAATGCATTATTCAAAAATTGTGGCAACACAAACTTGATTGGGATGAATCAATCCCACAAGGCCTTTATACTAGCTGGATTAAATTC encodes:
- the LOC126888681 gene encoding uncharacterized protein LOC126888681; amino-acid sequence: MSQEQNVPSQKNDELASELKRLHITRGNCKSQITKFKTYLDKEKSKNNPDFAQLEIRLSKVEPLFQAFDDIQIQIECLETSNDVANQNERLEFEDSYFSVVSEGQAILNKSTDQQVANASISSNPNSSNAPTHHVKLPSISLPYFDGSFDQFLFYKDTFQALIHNDKSIPDINKFHYLRLSLKGQAADLLKSLEISANNYSVAWNLLVQRYENKPLLKKNHIKALFETKPATKECHVELRNILDDMNRHLRALKVLEEPVDSWDALIIYLFSIKLDSTTRREWESEYAKHDKVTREIFCNFLSEKCRILETLNIQCNKVKQNVKSLFSSNSPTCYFCNKEHTIYNCKSFIELSPRSRLAEVKKLKLCVNCLRNNHSTNQCRSMHCRKCDSNHNTLLHFGVNNQDNNQNFNSNNPDMYI